Proteins encoded in a region of the Paenibacillus pedocola genome:
- a CDS encoding ABC transporter permease — protein MMWRALSADWLKIRGKGLWFLVFLGPLGLTLMQGLNFGIRYDYLKDQYRADLWGGLLSNVADFVPVALYLGGTLVCSLIANVEHQTSSWKQLLALPVSRISVFMAKLLLCLLLLACSCLLLSAGTLALGLILGFGSQAVPYPDILRIGLSSYAAALPVIALQLWFSLSSRNQTLPVALGITLSLFSLFAMFLSEWMPLTWPALAWSAASPWQFIVSGLLLGLLVLMSGALHFARKDVD, from the coding sequence ATGATGTGGCGGGCATTGTCAGCGGACTGGCTGAAGATACGCGGCAAGGGGCTGTGGTTTCTGGTCTTTCTGGGTCCGCTTGGGCTTACTCTGATGCAGGGGCTGAACTTCGGGATACGCTATGATTATTTGAAGGACCAGTATCGTGCAGACCTATGGGGCGGACTGCTAAGCAATGTGGCCGATTTCGTGCCGGTGGCCCTGTATCTGGGAGGAACGCTGGTCTGTTCGCTGATCGCGAATGTTGAGCATCAGACGAGCTCATGGAAACAGCTGCTGGCTTTGCCGGTCTCGCGGATCTCTGTCTTTATGGCCAAGCTGCTACTCTGTCTGCTGCTCCTGGCCTGCTCCTGTCTGCTGCTATCAGCCGGAACCCTGGCTTTAGGGCTGATCCTCGGGTTCGGTTCACAGGCAGTCCCCTATCCGGATATTCTGCGGATCGGTTTATCTTCTTATGCTGCCGCACTGCCTGTGATTGCGTTGCAGCTGTGGTTCTCGCTGTCGAGCCGCAATCAGACCCTTCCGGTAGCCCTCGGCATTACCTTGTCGCTGTTCAGCCTGTTCGCTATGTTCCTGTCAGAATGGATGCCTCTGACATGGCCTGCCTTGGCCTGGAGTGCGGCTTCACCGTGGCAGTTCATCGTATCGGGTCTGCTTCTTGGCCTGCTGGTGCTGATGTCCGGAGCCCTTCATTTTGCGCGAAAGGATGTGGACTAA
- a CDS encoding ABC transporter permease, translating to MQSFLRILSAERLKMSRSYVWLLVLVSPAVALLVGAMANIQQDGEVITWQLLLNVMSLVHALLFLPVLSGIFAALICRAEHSDGGWKMLLSLPVTRNSVYLAKFTLVMLLLASVQLVFLAALLGMGIYRGAEGAVPWAMIFSSLAGGWFACLPLAALQLGVSQGWSSFGAPLAVNVSLTIPNMLIANSSTYGPYYPWVQPLLAMSLYGEDKFGAFNLPGGTLMLVVSGSLILFLTVGLLSFRRKAV from the coding sequence ATGCAGAGCTTCTTGCGAATTCTCTCGGCGGAGAGACTGAAGATGTCGAGGTCCTATGTCTGGCTGCTGGTTCTTGTCAGTCCGGCGGTTGCACTGCTTGTCGGAGCGATGGCCAATATACAGCAGGATGGGGAGGTTATTACCTGGCAGTTGCTGCTCAATGTCATGTCCTTAGTCCATGCTTTATTGTTTCTGCCGGTACTTTCAGGGATCTTCGCCGCGTTGATCTGCCGTGCCGAGCATAGCGACGGCGGCTGGAAAATGCTGCTGTCGCTTCCCGTAACAAGGAATTCTGTCTACCTGGCTAAATTCACTTTAGTTATGCTGCTGCTGGCGTCCGTACAATTGGTCTTTCTAGCAGCGCTGCTGGGAATGGGCATATACCGCGGGGCTGAAGGGGCTGTACCCTGGGCGATGATATTCTCCAGCCTGGCCGGAGGCTGGTTTGCCTGTCTGCCGCTGGCGGCACTGCAGCTGGGAGTATCTCAAGGCTGGAGCAGCTTTGGTGCACCGCTGGCGGTGAACGTAAGCCTAACCATACCGAATATGCTGATCGCCAATTCGTCGACTTATGGTCCTTACTATCCATGGGTTCAGCCTTTGCTGGCTATGTCACTGTATGGGGAAGATAAGTTTGGTGCCTTTAATCTGCCGGGAGGGACGCTGATGCTTGTAGTGTCCGGCAGTCTGATTCTATTTTTGACAGTTGGCCTACTCTCCTTCCGGCGTAAGGCTGTTTGA
- a CDS encoding ArsR/SmtB family transcription factor has translation MEPAALEECDNTCSGSELGPETAALILPDRGTTDKMAEMFKALGDPTRVRLIYALSQRELCVHDLSSILDMGQSAVSHQLRYLRNLRIVKRRKEGKTVYYSLNDAHVEQIFLQTHEHIRHE, from the coding sequence ATGGAGCCGGCGGCACTTGAAGAATGCGACAACACATGTAGTGGTTCGGAGCTGGGGCCTGAGACTGCGGCGCTCATTCTGCCTGACCGGGGAACCACGGATAAAATGGCGGAGATGTTCAAAGCACTGGGCGACCCTACAAGGGTAAGGCTCATCTACGCATTGTCGCAGAGAGAGCTGTGTGTCCACGATTTGTCCTCCATCCTGGACATGGGGCAATCGGCGGTATCCCATCAGCTCCGCTATTTGCGTAATCTGCGGATTGTGAAGCGCCGCAAAGAAGGCAAGACGGTATATTATTCGCTGAACGATGCGCATGTCGAGCAGATTTTTCTGCAGACGCATGAGCATATCCGGCACGAATAG
- a CDS encoding cation diffusion facilitator family transporter: MNHHSHDHDHTHADHSHNHSHVHGHAHSHSPGDRKGLTIALLITGGIMLLEFFGGLVTDSLALLSDSGHMLSDTASLALSLVAMIFAAKPPTSKNSYGFHRFEIMAALFNGVTLFVIAGFILWEAFQRFNAPPEVASGTMIIIAAVGLLANLVSAWSLMRKSSGTANINIRSAYLHIVSDALGSVGALIAGLVMNVFSWYIADPIISVIVALLILRSAWSVIRQAFHILMEGTPLTVNSDDVRRELLHIEGVIDVHDLHIWSITSGLDALSAHLLIEDHSVQQDILQQAVRLVEQKFGIQHATLQVENSSLQHDHLKV, translated from the coding sequence ATGAATCATCATAGTCATGATCATGATCATACACATGCGGACCACAGTCATAATCATAGTCACGTGCACGGGCACGCACACTCTCATTCGCCCGGTGACCGTAAGGGTCTAACGATCGCATTACTCATTACCGGCGGTATTATGCTGCTCGAATTTTTCGGGGGACTTGTTACAGACAGCCTGGCTCTGCTCTCAGATTCCGGGCATATGCTGAGCGATACCGCATCCCTGGCATTAAGTCTTGTTGCCATGATCTTTGCAGCCAAGCCGCCAACCTCGAAGAATTCCTACGGGTTTCACAGATTCGAAATTATGGCCGCCCTGTTCAATGGGGTTACATTGTTTGTCATTGCCGGATTTATTCTGTGGGAAGCGTTCCAGCGCTTCAATGCGCCTCCGGAGGTTGCCAGCGGCACCATGATAATCATCGCAGCAGTCGGATTGCTGGCCAACCTCGTCAGCGCCTGGTCGCTAATGCGCAAAAGCAGCGGAACCGCGAATATCAACATCCGCAGCGCTTATCTTCATATTGTCAGCGATGCCCTTGGCTCTGTAGGGGCACTGATTGCCGGGCTTGTCATGAATGTATTCTCCTGGTACATTGCTGATCCCATAATTAGTGTAATTGTGGCACTGCTCATTCTGCGGAGCGCCTGGAGCGTAATCAGGCAGGCATTCCATATCCTGATGGAGGGCACCCCGCTCACAGTGAATTCCGATGATGTCAGAAGAGAGCTGCTGCATATCGAGGGCGTCATTGATGTTCATGATCTGCATATCTGGAGTATCACATCAGGACTTGATGCACTGAGCGCCCATCTGCTGATAGAGGATCACAGCGTCCAGCAGGACATTCTGCAGCAGGCCGTGCGCCTCGTAGAGCAGAAGTTCGGCATTCAGCATGCCACCCTGCAAGTGGAGAACTCTTCCCTACAGCATGACCATTTGAAAGTATAA
- a CDS encoding heavy metal translocating P-type ATPase, whose amino-acid sequence MSTAEGQVKRQWMLEGLDCANCAMKIENKVKKIEGVSSCSVNFTMKMMTLETAASEAETISEQARQTVLSLEPHVKLREMKTGAIRKPLQSGSFRTGHPGEAGGHAHDAHHDHDHSQGTAHQHEDTPEEAHGHSHDHGTGDTRRILLRLAGGGLLAAAGMFLPVSGIPELLLFLAAYLIVGGEVVLSAARNIIRGQVFDENFLMALATIGAFAIGEYPEGVAVMLFYQVGELFQGMAVNRSRRSITALMDIRPEFAYLKEGGNLRRVSPEEVEIGDVIVVKPGEKVPLDGTILEGRAMMDTSALTGESVPRSAEPGSQVLSGFINQSGVITVEVTQTFGDSAVSKILELVQNAAGNKAKTENFITKFARGYTPVVVITALLLAVLPPLVLSGATFSDWIYRALVFLVISCPCALVVSIPLGFFGGIGAASRSGILVKGSNFLEALNDVKIVVFDKTGTLTKGQFTVTGIYPSEGFTEEELLRTAAYAESHSSHPIAASIRAAYGKEISGEATADYNEISGHGIEVTVEGRAVLAGNARLMEREGIASSTPAQMGTIVHLAVEHKYAGYLVIADEVKEDSLSAIQALEALGIRKTVMLTGDTTAVAEAVGRQLGIGEVHAGLLPQHKVEVIERLERGKSQREKIIFVGDGINDTPVLARADVGIAMGGLGSDAAIEAADIVIMTDEPSKIAAAIGIAKRTRTIVWQNIIFALAVKAVFLLLGAFGIATMWEAVFSDVGVTVLAVLNSVRALQVPNKLA is encoded by the coding sequence TTGAGCACGGCAGAGGGGCAAGTGAAACGCCAGTGGATGCTTGAAGGGCTGGACTGCGCAAATTGCGCCATGAAAATTGAGAATAAGGTTAAAAAAATCGAGGGCGTATCCTCCTGCTCCGTCAACTTCACCATGAAAATGATGACACTGGAGACCGCGGCCTCCGAGGCAGAGACGATCTCAGAGCAGGCGCGGCAGACGGTACTATCGCTTGAACCGCATGTGAAGCTCAGGGAAATGAAGACCGGAGCCATCCGGAAGCCGCTGCAGTCCGGCAGCTTCCGTACCGGCCATCCCGGCGAAGCAGGCGGTCATGCCCATGATGCCCATCATGATCATGATCACAGTCAGGGGACTGCGCATCAGCATGAGGATACTCCTGAGGAAGCCCATGGCCACAGTCATGATCACGGGACAGGCGATACACGCCGCATCCTGCTGCGGCTGGCCGGGGGCGGTCTCCTGGCTGCCGCGGGAATGTTCCTGCCGGTCAGCGGAATTCCGGAGCTGCTGCTCTTCCTGGCCGCTTATCTTATTGTCGGCGGTGAGGTTGTGTTGTCAGCAGCCCGCAATATTATCCGGGGCCAGGTGTTTGATGAGAATTTCCTGATGGCTCTGGCGACGATTGGGGCCTTTGCCATTGGTGAATATCCCGAAGGCGTCGCCGTCATGCTCTTTTATCAGGTTGGCGAGCTGTTCCAGGGGATGGCGGTTAACCGTTCGCGCCGTTCCATAACGGCACTGATGGATATCCGGCCGGAATTCGCCTATCTCAAGGAAGGCGGCAATCTGCGCCGGGTTTCGCCGGAGGAAGTGGAGATCGGCGATGTGATCGTCGTGAAGCCGGGCGAGAAGGTTCCGCTGGACGGAACCATTCTGGAAGGCAGGGCGATGATGGACACCTCGGCACTTACCGGCGAATCGGTACCGCGTTCAGCTGAACCGGGCAGTCAGGTGCTGAGCGGGTTTATTAACCAAAGTGGCGTAATTACGGTGGAAGTTACGCAGACGTTCGGGGATTCGGCAGTATCCAAAATTCTTGAGCTGGTGCAGAATGCAGCTGGAAACAAAGCGAAAACAGAAAATTTCATTACCAAATTTGCCCGTGGATACACACCAGTAGTTGTGATTACAGCCTTGCTTCTGGCGGTCCTTCCTCCACTGGTGCTGAGCGGGGCGACATTCTCAGATTGGATTTACCGTGCGCTGGTCTTTCTCGTCATTTCATGTCCCTGTGCGCTGGTCGTTTCCATTCCGCTCGGCTTCTTCGGAGGGATTGGAGCAGCTTCACGCAGCGGCATCCTGGTCAAGGGCAGTAATTTCCTGGAGGCGCTGAACGATGTGAAGATTGTCGTGTTCGATAAGACAGGTACGCTGACTAAAGGTCAGTTCACTGTAACGGGAATCTATCCTTCGGAGGGTTTCACCGAAGAAGAGCTGCTGCGGACGGCTGCCTATGCGGAGAGCCATTCCAGCCATCCGATTGCCGCATCTATCCGCGCAGCATATGGCAAGGAGATTTCCGGAGAAGCTACTGCGGACTACAATGAAATCTCCGGTCACGGGATTGAGGTTACAGTAGAAGGCAGAGCAGTTCTCGCCGGAAATGCAAGGCTGATGGAACGTGAAGGGATTGCCTCAAGTACCCCGGCGCAGATGGGGACCATTGTTCATCTGGCCGTGGAGCATAAGTATGCCGGGTATCTTGTAATTGCTGATGAGGTGAAGGAAGACTCGTTGTCGGCAATCCAAGCGCTTGAGGCGCTCGGCATCCGCAAAACCGTTATGCTGACAGGTGACACTACTGCAGTTGCTGAGGCCGTTGGCCGGCAGCTGGGAATCGGCGAGGTTCATGCCGGGCTGCTGCCGCAACATAAGGTCGAGGTTATCGAGCGTTTGGAGCGCGGGAAAAGCCAGCGCGAGAAGATTATTTTTGTCGGTGACGGCATTAACGATACGCCGGTGCTGGCGAGAGCGGATGTCGGGATAGCGATGGGCGGACTAGGCTCGGATGCAGCCATTGAAGCGGCGGATATTGTTATTATGACGGATGAACCTTCGAAAATTGCGGCGGCGATTGGTATTGCCAAGCGTACACGGACTATTGTCTGGCAGAACATTATTTTCGCTCTGGCTGTCAAAGCGGTGTTCCTGCTGCTTGGCGCCTTCGGGATTGCAACGATGTGGGAAGCGGTATTCTCGGATGTGGGCGTCACGGTGCTTGCCGTGCTCAACAGTGTCCGTGCATTGCAGGTTCCGAATAAATTGGCATAA
- a CDS encoding methyl-accepting chemotaxis protein, with translation MESKADSWTKVKMKATKSKSASVQRKWSLVVLAISIVPLLGSTIFFTQYFGGVTKDDSEALAETILDMNASRLDEWLMSKTSAVQELVAQHPEFDTSKPETIFPVVKVMEDSDKQSEGYSVINKDGLLTNMLGLTADMGKADYFLKAKGTLTPAVAGMTYLEPLSKYIIPVVVPVVGQDKQFAGGIAFSVTPEMMMEMAKSIKVAESGYGYVISGTGDYYAYFDTQRIGKNIADYAKEPAMKNAVKTILAGESGSVTYKGEDGKKVITYFKKVPGTDWKLLINVPKSEIYAKVTSAQMIASIFVAVVIIVVVFLSLYLTRRVVKPITAISQVMKRVTEGRLSERVVVASDDEIGQMSQSINEMIDSLSGIVTMIDATVVEVAASAKGLLGYAKESSDTSAEIAEVIKEVAQGMEEQFRGSEQSARATEEMAVGLQKIAESSVSVSDQAESVSAKVEHGYQGIQSTLEQMTVISSTAGQTAELITTLTQQSEQIGQIVDVISEISNQTGLLSLNASIEAARAGEHGRGFGVVANEVKKLAERTNISIVHIVELIRQIQTSTLNAADSMEKSITEIGEGMNKMKSVGATFDHIRSSMREVSTQIQDVSAINEQMSAGTEEITASVSDMLTIARNSSENAQMVAEASEEQKELMKKVVTSAQSLTLMMSELKVEIERYR, from the coding sequence GTGGAGAGCAAAGCGGATAGCTGGACAAAAGTGAAAATGAAAGCAACAAAAAGTAAATCGGCCTCGGTGCAAAGAAAATGGTCACTGGTTGTATTAGCCATTTCGATTGTGCCTTTACTGGGGTCTACTATCTTTTTTACCCAGTATTTTGGCGGGGTAACAAAAGATGACAGCGAAGCATTGGCGGAAACGATTCTGGATATGAATGCCTCGCGGCTGGATGAATGGCTGATGTCCAAAACATCGGCGGTGCAGGAGCTGGTGGCCCAGCATCCTGAATTCGATACTTCGAAACCGGAGACTATTTTCCCGGTTGTTAAGGTGATGGAGGACAGCGACAAGCAGTCTGAGGGCTATAGTGTCATTAATAAAGACGGGCTTTTGACCAATATGCTGGGACTTACGGCCGATATGGGGAAAGCGGATTATTTTCTCAAAGCCAAGGGGACCTTGACTCCGGCGGTAGCCGGCATGACCTATCTTGAGCCGCTTAGCAAATATATTATTCCGGTAGTTGTTCCGGTTGTGGGGCAGGATAAGCAGTTTGCCGGCGGGATCGCCTTCTCGGTTACACCGGAAATGATGATGGAAATGGCCAAAAGCATCAAGGTGGCAGAGAGCGGTTACGGATATGTCATCTCGGGAACAGGCGACTATTACGCCTATTTTGATACCCAGCGCATCGGGAAGAACATCGCAGATTACGCTAAAGAACCAGCCATGAAGAACGCAGTCAAAACCATTCTGGCCGGAGAAAGCGGTTCGGTAACGTACAAAGGCGAGGACGGCAAAAAAGTCATTACATATTTCAAAAAGGTTCCCGGTACAGACTGGAAGCTGCTGATTAATGTGCCCAAAAGCGAAATTTATGCCAAGGTGACCTCGGCCCAGATGATAGCTTCTATTTTCGTGGCTGTTGTCATTATTGTGGTTGTATTCTTATCGCTGTATCTGACCCGCCGGGTTGTAAAACCGATTACGGCTATCTCCCAAGTAATGAAGCGGGTGACAGAGGGCCGGTTAAGCGAGCGGGTAGTTGTAGCGTCAGACGATGAGATTGGCCAGATGAGCCAGAGCATTAATGAAATGATTGATTCGCTATCCGGCATTGTCACAATGATTGATGCAACTGTGGTAGAAGTGGCGGCTTCTGCTAAAGGCTTGCTGGGGTATGCCAAGGAGTCTTCAGATACCTCGGCGGAGATTGCCGAAGTTATCAAAGAAGTAGCTCAAGGCATGGAAGAGCAGTTCAGAGGCTCGGAGCAGTCCGCTCGCGCGACAGAGGAAATGGCCGTGGGTCTGCAGAAAATTGCGGAATCTTCGGTGAGTGTGTCCGATCAGGCGGAAAGTGTAAGCGCAAAGGTGGAACACGGCTACCAGGGAATTCAGTCCACACTGGAACAAATGACGGTCATCAGTTCCACTGCCGGCCAGACCGCAGAGCTGATTACTACCCTTACACAGCAGTCAGAGCAGATTGGGCAAATCGTTGATGTGATTTCCGAGATTTCCAATCAGACGGGGCTGCTGTCGTTGAATGCGTCTATCGAGGCTGCCAGAGCGGGTGAACACGGCCGGGGCTTCGGTGTGGTAGCAAATGAAGTGAAGAAGCTGGCGGAACGGACGAACATCTCGATCGTGCATATTGTAGAACTGATCCGGCAAATCCAGACCTCGACGCTAAATGCGGCCGATTCGATGGAGAAGAGTATTACTGAAATCGGTGAGGGTATGAATAAAATGAAGAGTGTCGGAGCTACCTTCGATCATATCCGTTCGTCGATGCGTGAAGTTTCGACGCAAATTCAGGATGTATCCGCCATTAACGAACAGATGTCGGCGGGAACAGAAGAGATTACAGCTTCCGTCTCCGATATGCTGACGATTGCCAGAAATTCGTCGGAAAATGCCCAAATGGTTGCCGAGGCTTCCGAAGAGCAAAAGGAACTGATGAAGAAAGTGGTGACTTCGGCACAATCCCTGACGCTGATGATGTCTGAGCTGAAGGTTGAAATCGAGAGGTACCGGTAA
- a CDS encoding L-lactate dehydrogenase → MKTKSRKVAIVGSGNVGSSCAYSMVNQAICDEIMMVDRTYDRAMAQALDLSHCMDFTGTRTKVYAGTASDCGNMDVVILTAGANPKPGQTRLDVLDDAAVITREIITEIMASGFDGIFVVAANPVDIVTYMVWKISGLPRHRIIGTGTSIDSSRLKTLLSEVFSIDPRSVNGYALGEHGESQFVAWSHVTIGGKPLLQIMEQHRERFRSLDLDDIARKTKDAGWEIFTRKGSTHFGIGSALAYITRSILNDEHKIIAVSAILDGEYGQRDVCAGAPAIIGGGGIQELLELNLNDQEFAKFDASCGIIRSGIESLNLEQKI, encoded by the coding sequence TTGAAAACAAAATCGAGAAAAGTGGCGATCGTCGGCTCCGGCAATGTAGGTTCCAGCTGTGCCTATTCCATGGTCAACCAGGCGATATGCGATGAGATCATGATGGTCGACCGCACCTATGACCGCGCCATGGCACAAGCGCTTGACCTCTCGCATTGCATGGATTTCACAGGTACAAGGACCAAAGTATATGCCGGCACCGCCAGTGACTGCGGCAATATGGATGTTGTCATTCTGACCGCCGGAGCCAATCCCAAGCCTGGCCAGACCAGGCTGGATGTTCTGGACGACGCTGCTGTCATAACCAGAGAAATTATTACGGAAATCATGGCCAGCGGATTCGACGGCATCTTCGTGGTGGCTGCCAATCCGGTCGATATTGTTACTTATATGGTATGGAAAATTTCCGGCCTGCCGCGCCACCGGATTATCGGAACCGGCACTTCCATTGACTCTTCACGCCTGAAGACACTGCTCTCCGAAGTGTTCTCGATCGATCCGCGCAGCGTTAACGGCTACGCGCTCGGCGAGCATGGCGAGTCCCAATTCGTTGCCTGGTCTCATGTCACGATCGGCGGCAAACCGCTGCTGCAGATTATGGAGCAGCACCGTGAACGGTTCCGCAGTCTCGATCTGGATGATATTGCCCGCAAGACTAAAGACGCAGGCTGGGAAATCTTCACCCGCAAAGGGTCGACCCATTTCGGCATTGGCAGTGCGCTGGCCTATATTACCCGCTCGATTCTGAATGACGAGCACAAAATCATTGCGGTCTCGGCGATTCTTGACGGCGAGTACGGGCAACGGGATGTATGCGCCGGTGCACCGGCAATTATCGGCGGAGGCGGTATCCAGGAGCTGCTGGAGCTGAATCTCAATGATCAGGAGTTCGCGAAGTTCGATGCCTCCTGCGGCATCATACGTTCCGGTATCGAAAGCCTGAACCTGGAACAAAAAATATAG
- a CDS encoding CcdC family protein produces the protein MGNINPSLLHVGSTLGAVFMALMVIFIRLKASSRPVTIRKIWIPPLGMSTGFAMFVVPEVRFPWWWAVLAFLIGWFIFAYPLMRSTKFEAREGQIYAQRSKSFAFILLGLLLIRTVLHEFINQYVSIPQSGGLFFILAFGMILHWRVFMYKRYTLMAPPETRIPQTRG, from the coding sequence ATGGGCAATATTAACCCCTCGCTTCTGCATGTGGGCTCCACTCTGGGAGCCGTGTTTATGGCGCTGATGGTTATTTTTATCCGTCTGAAGGCAAGCTCACGCCCGGTGACCATCCGCAAAATATGGATTCCGCCGCTCGGCATGTCAACAGGCTTTGCCATGTTCGTAGTACCTGAGGTGCGCTTCCCCTGGTGGTGGGCGGTGCTGGCTTTCCTGATCGGCTGGTTTATTTTTGCCTATCCGCTGATGCGCAGTACCAAATTCGAAGCACGGGAGGGCCAGATTTACGCCCAGCGTTCCAAGAGCTTCGCCTTCATTCTGCTCGGTCTGCTGCTGATCCGCACCGTACTGCATGAGTTCATCAACCAATATGTATCGATTCCGCAATCCGGCGGCCTGTTCTTCATCTTGGCCTTCGGTATGATTCTTCACTGGCGGGTGTTCATGTATAAGCGCTACACTCTTATGGCTCCCCCTGAGACCCGTATTCCGCAGACACGGGGCTAA
- a CDS encoding GlsB/YeaQ/YmgE family stress response membrane protein, which produces MSLLWMLIVGGVIGWLAGLIMGRDIPGGIIGNIIAGILGSWLGGMLLGSWGPKISDFYVFPSLIGAIVLIFIVSLILRSVGGRSRS; this is translated from the coding sequence ATGAGTTTATTATGGATGTTGATTGTCGGTGGCGTGATTGGTTGGTTGGCAGGCCTGATTATGGGCAGAGATATTCCGGGAGGTATTATCGGTAACATCATTGCCGGTATTCTTGGTTCATGGCTCGGCGGCATGCTGCTGGGAAGCTGGGGACCTAAGATCAGTGATTTCTATGTCTTCCCTTCACTTATCGGTGCGATCGTCCTGATCTTTATCGTCAGCCTGATCCTTCGTTCGGTCGGCGGACGCAGCCGCTCTTAA
- a CDS encoding lactonase family protein: MHQPNEVLFYIGTYNTKEEEAILLGALDKETGEMRVLNGTKGIENPSYLALNRSGTVLYAVSEQDEGEVHAFAVEDGTGALHPLGGRRTEGGAPCYVSIRPQGDYIFVANYMGGNVNAFPVNTDGSLGEMSAQVRHEGSGIRQDRQEAPHPHSVIPDSTGGRVLVCDLGIDQVLLYRVEDGKLITHREVNLPPGAGPRHLAVHPSKQWIYLINELDSTITVFANDEQNGDLKLLQSLSSLPENYTAGSDDTAADIHVSPCGRFLYASNRGHDSVGLFYIDAETGLLESGDWVISGGRTPRNFTIIGGMLLAANQNSNNIVSFRIDRESGRLIPTGNELEITAPVCLTPLQLI; the protein is encoded by the coding sequence ATGCACCAGCCTAATGAAGTATTGTTTTACATTGGAACCTACAACACTAAAGAAGAGGAGGCTATCCTGCTGGGGGCCCTGGACAAGGAAACAGGGGAAATGCGGGTGCTGAACGGTACAAAGGGCATCGAGAATCCGTCCTATCTGGCCTTAAACCGTTCGGGCACCGTACTCTATGCGGTAAGCGAGCAGGATGAGGGTGAGGTTCATGCCTTTGCCGTGGAAGACGGTACCGGGGCGCTGCATCCGCTGGGCGGCAGACGTACGGAAGGCGGAGCACCCTGTTATGTCTCCATCCGTCCGCAAGGCGATTACATATTTGTAGCCAATTATATGGGGGGTAATGTGAATGCCTTTCCGGTGAATACCGATGGTTCACTTGGAGAGATGTCTGCCCAGGTAAGGCATGAGGGTTCAGGAATCCGTCAGGACCGGCAGGAAGCGCCGCATCCCCATTCGGTTATTCCTGACAGTACCGGCGGGCGTGTGCTGGTCTGCGATCTGGGCATCGATCAGGTGCTGCTTTACCGTGTCGAGGACGGCAAGCTGATTACGCACCGTGAGGTGAATCTGCCGCCGGGCGCGGGACCGCGCCACTTGGCCGTGCATCCGTCGAAGCAGTGGATCTATCTGATAAATGAGCTGGACAGCACCATTACTGTCTTTGCCAATGATGAACAGAACGGTGACCTCAAACTATTGCAAAGCCTCAGTTCATTGCCGGAAAATTATACTGCCGGCAGCGATGATACTGCTGCGGATATCCATGTCTCCCCATGCGGACGGTTCCTGTATGCTTCTAACCGCGGCCATGACAGTGTGGGTTTATTCTATATAGACGCTGAGACAGGGCTGCTGGAGTCTGGCGATTGGGTGATATCCGGCGGGCGGACCCCGCGTAATTTTACAATTATCGGCGGCATGCTGCTTGCGGCCAACCAGAACAGCAACAATATCGTATCGTTCAGAATCGACAGAGAGAGCGGACGGCTGATTCCTACCGGCAACGAACTGGAAATCACAGCACCGGTCTGCCTGACCCCCTTGCAGCTAATATAG